CTCCCGAGGTCGAGATCGTGACCCGACGCTTGGAGAGAACGAACCCGAAATCGTCGGTGAACACCCGCGACGCCGAGATGACCGGGTCGAAGTTGAGCAGCGGCTCGCCCATGCCCATGAAGACGATGTTGGTGATCGCCCCCTCCGGCAGGTGGCGGCGCGCGATGTGAACCTGACCGACGATCTCGGCGGCGCTGAGATTCCGCGAGAACCCGCCCTCCGCCGTAGCGCAGAAGGTGCAGCCCATCGGGCAGCCGGCCTGCGAGGAGACGCACAGCGTCCCACGCTTCGGCTCCGGGATGTAGACGGCCTCGACACAGTTGCCGTCGGCCAGGCGCACCACCCACTTGCGGGTGCCGTCGCTGGCCTGCTGGTCGGCGGCCACCTCGGGCAGACCGACCCGGGCGTTCTCGCGCAGCCGCTGGCGCAGCGCCTTGCTCAGGTCGGTCATCTCGTCGAAATCGTAGACGTGGCGCTGATGCAGCCACTGCATCATCTGCCGGGCGCGGAACCGCTTTTCGCCCAGGGCATCGAAGAAAGCGGCCAGCCGCGGCCGATCGAGCCCGAGCAGCTCGACCGGGCCCGACTGGCGCTCGGCGTGCACCGCCTCGTGGTCAGCGGGAGCAGATCTCATCGGCCTTGAAGAAGAACTCGATCTCCTGTTCCGCCGTCTCGGGGCTGTCCGACCCGTGGACCGCATTGGCATCGATGCTCTCCGCGTAGTCGTGGCGGAGGGTGCCTGCAGCCGCCTCCTTGGGGTTGGTGGCGCCCATGATCTCGCGGTTCTTGCGGATGGCGTCCTCGCCCTCGAGAACCTGCACCATCACCGGCCCGGAGGTCATGAAGCCGACCAGGTCATTGAAGAACGGACGCTCCCTGTGCACAGCGTAGAAGCTCTCGGCCTGCTCGGTGCTCAGCCGAACCATGCGCGCAGCCACCACGCGCAGGCCAGAGCGCTCGAAGCGGGCAAGGATCTCGCCGATCGCGTTCTGCGCTACGGCATCCGGCTTGATGATGGAAAGGGTTCGCTCGACGGCCATTAGGATCTCCTGACTGATGAATGCTCGCGTTCAACAAAAAAGCCGCAGCGCTGGAATGCTGCGGCGCCTTGGGCAGTCGGACAGTCTACCCCTCCGTTCCGGGCGCCGACAATCTCGCCGCGGTTGGGCCGTTCACACGGCAAAGCTCTCGCCGCACCCACACAGATCGCGGACGTTCGGGTTGCGGAAATCGAAACGGTAATTGATACCGTCGCGCACGTAGTCCACCTCGGTGCCTTCCAGAAACGGCCGGTGCTGTTGCGCCATCACCACCTTCACCCCGTGGCTCTCGACGACAAGATCCTGATCGCCGATCTCCTCGGCGTAATCGACCACGTAGGCGAAGCCGGAGCAGCCACTGGCCTTGATCCCCAGGCGCAGGCCGTGGGCCCGGTCAGCATCCTGGCTGGCGAGCATCTTCTCGACATGCCGCGCGGCACGTTCGGTCAGGGTTACGGGCATGACTTGCCTCCTGTCACTGGGCGCGCCGTAACGGCGCATCTGTCTGCATTCTAGGGGGTTCCGGCAGCTAGCGGGAAGCGTCCCGGTGGTGCTCGCCGCACGCCTTCTCGACCGACGTCTCGTCGACCTCCAGATCCGGCACGCGGGTCTCTTCAAGCCGCCCGCCCATCTGCTGCACGGCGCTGCACAGCTCCTCAATGCGCCGATCGGTGACGTGGATATGATCGAGGATCGCGTTCACCGCCTGGGCCACCGGGTCCGGCATCTCGGTGGTCCCGTAAGCATCGAAGCCAATTCGCCGCGCCACCCGGGCTCGCTGCTCGTCCCCGTCAACGTCGCGCTTGCGCTCGCCGACCTGGCGCGCCGGGATCCCCACCATAGTCGCCCCGTCGGGGACATCCTTGAGCACCACAGCATTCGAGCCGATGCGCGCCCCGCCACCCACACGGATGGGTCCAAGCAGCTTGGCGCCGGCGCCGACCACGACGTCATTGCCCAGGGTCGGGTGGCGCTTGCCCGACTGCCAGCTGGTCCCGCCCAGGGTGACGCCGTGGTAGAGGGTGACGTCGTCGCCGATGTCTGCAGTCTCGCCAATGACCACCCCCATGCCGTGGTCGATGAAGAAGCGCCGGCCGATGCGCGCCGCCGGGTGGATCTCGATCCCCGTGACCCAGCGGCTGAACAGCCCCAGCATGCGCGCCAGCCATCGCAGCCGCCAGCGCCAGAGCCGCGCGCTGATGCGGTGCAGGATCAGGGCGTGGAAACCGGGATAGGTGGTCACCACATGGAAGGCGTTCCGGGCGGCCGGATCGCGATCCATGACACACCGGATGTCCTCACGCAGGCGTCGCAGCATCCATTTACCCTTTACAACGGTCCTACTTGCGCCAGCGGCGCGGATTGAGCACGTGGCTGAGCAGCCCGCGCAGCATCCGCACCTCGTCCTCGGTCAACCGCGCACGGCGGAAGATGTTGCGCAACCGCCGCATGGTCAGCGCGGGGTTGTGCCGGTCCAGGTAGCCGACTCGACCGGCCATCTCCTCCAGGTGAACGAAGAAGCGCTCCAGCGTATCCACGGCGGCGGGCGGCTCTTCCGTCTCGGGCTGCGGCGGTGCGCCCCCCACCTCGGCCGCCATGCGCAGCTCCCACGCTACCAGCTGCACGGACTGAGCCACATTCAGGGAACTGTAATCCGCGTCGGTCGGGATCTGCACGAGGTAGTGGCAATGATCCAGCTCGGCGTTGGTCAGGCCGGTGCGCTCCCGACCGAAGACCCACGCCAACCCCCCTTCGCCCCCCTCAGCGGCGGCCGACTCGGCCGCCGGGCGCAGCGCCAGCCGGGGCTGCCGCTCGGCGCGGATACGCGCCGAGAGCCCGAAGGCCAGACGACAGCCGGCCAGCGCCGAGGCGAGATCCGGATAGCGCTGCGCCTGCTCCAGAACCTCGCCGGCCCCGGCCGCCCGCGCGACGGCCTCCGGGTCATCGGGGTCGCACTGCGGATCCACCAGACACAGATCCCGCAGCCCCATGGTGCGCATGGCGCGCGCGGCGGCGCCGATATTGCCGGGGTGCGTGGTCCCGACCAACACAATACGAGTGCGCTCAAGGCTCAAGATGGCCTCCCGGTCTGAATCGCATCAGTTTTGCTGTTATCCTGTACCGCGTCCAGCGTAGGAGCTTTCCCGATGCACCCAATGGTCAACATCGCAGTCCGTGCCGCACGGGCTGGTGGTGATCTAATCGTCCGCAACATCGACCGCCTCGACCGCGTCCGGGTCGAGACCAAGGGACGCTACGACTTCGTCTGCGACATCGATCGCCAGGCCGAGGCGGCGATCGTGCAGACCATCCAGCGCGCCTACCCGCAGCACGCCATACTCGCCGAGGAGAGTGGCCTGCAGGGGCGCGCGCAGGGTGAGGCGGAGTATACGTGGATCATCGACCCGCTGGACGGGACGGCGAACTTCCTCCGCGGCTACCCCCACATCGGCGTGTCGATCGCTGTGCAGAAGGACGGCCAGCTGGAGGCAGCCGCCGTCTACGACCCGCTGCGCCAAGAGCTGTTCACCGCCTCACGGGGCAACGGGGCGCAGCTCGACGGCCGCCGCATCCGCGTACCGCAGCGCCGCGGGGTGGACGGGGCGATGATCGGGACCGGCTTTCCGTTCAAGAACCAGGCCCTGATGCCGGCCTACCTGCGGATGTTCTCCGCCCTGACCGAGCACGCCGAAGACATGCGCCGTGCCGGCTCCGCGGCACTGGACCTGGCCTACGTCGCCGCCGGGCGGCTGGACGGCTACTTCGAGTTGGGCCTGAAACCGTGGGACATCGCCGGCGGCACCCTGCTGGTCCGTGAGGCCGGCGGCATTGTGACGGACATCACGGGCGAGGATCGCGCCCTCGCCACCGGCCATGTCGTCGCCGGCGCCCCCAAGGTCCACAGCGGTCTGCTGAACACCATCCGCGCCCACACGGCGGATCTGCCTACCGCCTGAGCAACCCGACCGCTCAGGCGCTGCCCAGGCCGCGCTCCAGGTCGCGGATGATGTCCGCCGGATCCTCCAGGCCGACGGAGATCCGGACCAGCCCCTCGCCGATGCCGGCCGCCGCCCTCAGTTCGTCGGTGATGGTGCCGTGGGTGGTGGTCGCCGGGTGCGTGATGGTGGACTTGGTATCGCCGAGGTTGCCGGTGATCGACAGCATGCGGGTGCTATCGATCACGCGCCAGGCCGCCTCCCGTCCGCCAGCCAGCTCGAAGGCAACGATCCCGCCAAAGCCACTCTGCTGCGCCGCCGCCAGCCGGTGGTGCGGATGGTCCGGCAGCCCCGCGTAGTAGACCCGCTCGACCCGCGGATGATCCCGCAGCCACTCGGCCACCTGCTGGGCATGGCTACTGTGGGCGCGCATGCGCAGCGAAAGCGTCTCCAGCCCCTTGAGAAACACCCAGGCATTGAAAGGACTCATGCACGGCCCGGCAGTGCGGATGAAACCGTGGATCTCTTCGCCCACCCGCTGGGCGTCGCCCACCACCGCGCCGCCGACACAGCGCCCCTGGCCATCCAGGTACTTGGTCGCCGAGTGGACCACCAGATCGGCCCCAAGCTCCAGGGGCCGCTGCAGGGCGGGGGTACAGAAGCAGTTGTCGATCGCCAGCAGGGCGTCGTGGGCGTGCGCGATCTCCGCCAGGCGGCGGATGTCAGCGACCTCGTTGAGCGGGTTGGAGGGCGTCTCGGCGAAGAGCAGACGCGTATTCGGCTGGATCGCCCCGGCCCAGGCCCCCTCGTCGCTCAACGGCACCCAGCTGACCTCGATCCCCCAGCGCGGCAGGTACTTGGTGAACAGCGACAGCGTGGTCCCGAACAGGGTCCGCGACGCGACCACGTGGTCCCCGGACTGCAGCAGGCCAAGGCACGTCGCCAGGACCGCGGACATGCCCGAGGCCGTCCCGACGCAGGCCTGACCGCCCTCCAGGGCCGCCAGGCGGTCGCAGAAGGTCCGCACCGTTGGATTGGTGAAACGCGAGTAGACGTTGCCCGGCTCCTCGCCGGAGAACCGGGCGGCCGCCTGAGCGGCGCTCTCAAAGGTGAAGCTCGAGGTCGGGTAGATGGGCTCCGACTGCTCCTGGCCATCGGTCCGCACCTGCCCGGCTCGCACCGCCCGGGAATCAAACCCGGAGAGCGGCTCGTCGTCAGGCCTGGTTGTGCACATCCACGATCTCCAAGTCCTGGTCGCTGCGCGCCTTTTCCCTGGCGGCATCGGCCCGCGCCTGGGACAGGCCACGCAGGTAGTCCTGGCTCACGCCACCGGTGACGTACTGACCATTGAAGCACGAGCTGTCGAACTGCCGGATCTGCGGATTGCCATCGGCCACGGCGGCCTCCAGGTCAGCGAGTTCCTGGTAGATCATTCGGTCGGCCCCGATGGCCTCGGTGATCTCGGCCTCGTCCCGATTGTGAGCGATGAGTTCCTCGGGGGCGGGCATATCGATGCCGTAGACATTGGGGTAACGCACCGGCGGCGCCGCAGAGGCCAGGTAGACCCGCCGCGCCCCGGACTCCCGGGCCAGCTGCACCAACTGCTGCGAGGTGGTGCCGCGGACGACCGAGTCATCCACCAGCAGGACGTTCTTGCCCTCGAACTCCAGCGGAATGGGGTTGAGCTTCTGACGTACTGACTTCTTGCGCGCCGCCTGCCCGGGCATGATGAACGTACGCCCCACGTAGCGGTTCTTGATGAAGCCCTCACGGGACTCCACACCCAGCTGATAGGCCAGCTGCATCGCCACCGTACGGCTGGTGTCCGGGATCGGGATGATCACATCGATATCGTGCTCGGGCCACTCGCGCCGGATCTTCGCGGCCAGCCGCTCACCCATGCGCAACCGCGCCTTGTGCACGGCCACCCCGTCGACGATGGAGTCGGGCCGGGAGAGGTAGACGTACTCGAACAGGCACGGCGCATGGACCGGATCCTCGGCACACTGCCGGGTGTGGAGCTCGCCAGCCATGTCGATGAAGATCGCCTCGCCCGGGGCTACCTCGCGCACCAGGCGGAAGCCGAGCATGTCCAGGGCCACGCTCTCGGAGGCGATCAGGTACTCCCGCCCCTGCTCGGTATCGCGCTCGCCAAAGCACAGCGGGCGGATTCCAAAAGGATCCCGGAAGGCAAGGATACCGTAGCCGTTGATCATCGCCACGGCCGAGTAGGCCCCGTGGCAGCGTCGGTGGACCTGCTCGACGGCGCTGAACAGGTCGCCGGGCTCGAGCCGGTCGTGGGGCGAGACACTCAGCTCGTGGGCGAGGATATTGAGCAGGATCTCGGAGTCGGAATTGGTGTTGATATGGCGCCGGTCGGTGCGGAAGAGCTCCTGCTTGAGCTCCTCGGTATTGGTCAGATTGCCGTTGTGCGCCAGCGAGATGCCGTAGGGCGAATTGACATAGAAGGGCTGCGCCTCGGCGGAACTCTCGCAGCCGGCGGTGGGGTAGCGGACGTGGCCGATGCCGATATTGCCGGTCAGGCGCATCATGTGCCGGGTTCGAAAGACATCCCGGACCAGCCCGTTGCTCTTGCGCAGACTCAGCTGCCCCTGGTCATAGGTGATGATCCCGGCAGCGTCCTGACCCCGGTGCTGGAGCACGGTCAGCCCCTCGTAGAGGTCCTGGTTCACCGGCCCCTTGGCCACCATTCCGATTACGCCACACATGGATTGCTCCTACCTCTTGCTGGGCGCCGGCACGGCGGGCGGATTCACGGCCGCCGGCCGGCGCAGTATTCAGCCCAGTAATCCGGCAAGCCATCGAAGCCCTCCATTGCCTCGCCCTCAACAGGCGGCTGCCAATCAAAGTCTTCCAGCCAGGCGTCCAGGCCGGCTCGACAGATCCACGGCTTGATCCCCGGCAGCACGACGGACTCCTCCCAGGCCCGCTCCTGGGTCATCGGCGAGAACCCGAGCAGCAGCACCACCAGCGCCACCACCACCGCCCCGCGCGCAGCCCCGAACAGCACCCCTAGGAGCCGGTCGGTGCCGCCCAGACCGGTGCGCGTCACCAACGCCGACAGGGCGTTGTTGAGCAGCGCCCCGAGGATCAGTGTTCCCACGAAAAGCACCACGAAACCGGCACCCAGGCGGATCGTCGGCGATGCGATCCACTCCTCGAGCAGCAGCGCCACGGCCCCGGAGTAGCGCACCGCAACCCAGAAGGCGGCCACCCAGACCAGCACAGAGAGCACCTCGCGGACGAAACCGCGGATCAGGCTGATCCCCGCCGACAGGGCGATGACACCGAGAATGGCCAGGTCCAGCCAGTTCATCGCGTGACCACGTAGCCCTCGACCCCCGCCTCATCGACGGCGCGCTCGAGCAGCGCCTGCGCCTCGTCACGCTCCATGACCGGCCCGACACGGACGCGGTGGAAGCTTCCGTCCCCTTCGGCCGACTGGATATAGGCCGGTAGCCCCAGCTCGCGGATGCGATCGCGTTCGCGCTCGGCGTTGTCCGCCTCCCGGAAGCTGCCCACCTGGACGGAGTACGCCCCCTGGTCGCGGCTGACAATGGCGATACCGTCCACCTCGTCCACTACACCATTAACGTCGTCGTCTTCGCTCACGACGTCTTCGGCTTCGTCATCGGCGGCGGGCTCCCGCGCCTCGGGGTCGTCACGTCGGGTCTCGTCGTCGTCCCCGTCCCGCGGCGCCTCCGGCTCCTCGAACCCAACCGGCTCGTCGGTGCTGAAGTCCTCCGGCTCGTCCTCCAGGCCCTCGGGCGGCTGCTCGGCGAGTTCCTCCGGCTCCGGCTGCTCGTCGGGCCGCGGAGGCACCTCCACGGGGACGTCCACATCCTCGGCATCGTCGGAACCAGAGAAGATCATCGGCAGGAAGATCACGGCCAGGGCGACCAGGACCGCGGCGCCAACCAGCTGTCTTTTCGTGCTTGGATCCATCGCCTACCCCCAGCCTTTCTGCGCTTGTACGGCGGCCACAGTACGGAAGGAACCGAACACCACCACCCGGTCACCGGGGCGGGCCTGTTCTTCCAGTACGGCCAGGGTGGCCGCCACGTCGTCGCCGCAGTGGACCACCGGTTCCCCGGCTGCGGCAAGCTCACGGGCCAATTCATCGGCGTGACGCATATCCGGCTCGTCGAGCTGCGGCAGGTACCAGGCATCGATCCGGCCGCTCAGCGCGCCAATCAGCGCGCCGGCGTCCTTGCGCGACGCCACGGCGAATACAGCCCGCGTCCACCCGGACGCCGCCCCGTCGTCGAGCACCCGGGCGAGTTCTTCCGCCCCATCGGCATTATGCGCGACATCCAACAGCCACTCCAGTGACCCGGTCCCGATCCGCTCCAGCCGTCCGGGGACGCGGATCCGGCCGAGGATGCGGGCAACGGCTTCCGGATCCGCACCGGTGCCCTCCGGCAGCTGAACCAGAGCGGCCAGGGCGGTGGCCACGTTACCGCGCGCCGCCCGGCCGGAGACCCCGGGCGCCGGCAGGCCGCACCAGTGGTGTCCGGCGCAGCGCCACCACCAGAGCCCGTCGTCCCCCTCCCCCCAGGTGAAGGCGTCCCCGGCCTCCACCAGTCCGGCACCGACCTCCAGGGCGATCCGACGCAGCGCCGCCGGCGCATCCGGCTGACCGATCACCGCCGGCCGGCCGGAGCGAAAGATGCCGGCCTTCTCCGCGGCGATCACCTCGAGGTCGTCACCCAGGAACTCGGCATGATCGCGGGCGATGCGGGTCACCACGGCGATATCAGCATCCACCGTGTTCACTGCGTCCAGCCGGCCGCCCAGGCCCACTTCGAGGATCCAGACCACCGCGCCACTGCGCCCGAAGAGGTCGAAGGCTGCGAGGGTGGTGTGCTCGAAGTAGGTCAGGCTTACGCCCGCCTCGCTCCGGGCCTGCTCGACCCGACCCAGCGCCTCGATCAACGCGGCATCGCTGACCTCCGCGCCATCGATGCGCATGCGCTCGTTGAAGCGCTGGAAATGCGGCGAGGTGTAGAGTGCCGTGGCCACGCCAAGACCGTTCAGCACACCCTCGAGGGTCCGCGCCACGCTCCCCTTGCCGTTGGTCCCGCCGACGGTGATCACCCGCGCGGCGGGATCGAGGACACCAAGGCGCCGACCCACCGCGGCCACCCGCTCAAGGCCCAGGTCGATGGCCGTCGGGTGGGCCGCTTCCAGGCGTGCCAGCCAGCCATCGAGATCCGCCGGGACTGCCGGCTGCGCCGTGCGGGCGTCGTTCATGCGTTGCGTGAGCCGCCCCCGTCCTCACCGGCGTCGGCCGGACCGTCACCCGCCTCGCCGGAGCCGTCTCCCTCGCTCGGCTCGCCGGCCTCGGTGCCCTGCGCCTCGGCAGCCGTCGGCTCGGACTCCACCGCCGGAGCGGGCGCCACCGAGACATCGCCGCCGAGCTTGCCCATCAGCGAGGCGATCTCGTCGCGCATCTCGCGCCGGTCGACGATCATGTCGATGGCGCCGTGCTCGAGCAGGAACTCGGCCCGCTGAAACCCCTCGGGCAGGGTCTCGCGCACGGTCTGCTCGATCACCCGGGGACCGGCGAAGCCGATCAACGCCCCGGGCTCGGCGATGATGACATCGCCCAGCGTGGCCAGGCTGGCCGAGACACCGCCCATGGTCGGATCGGTGAGCACGGAGATATACGGCACCCGGGCCTCGTTGAGCCGCGAAATGGCCGCCGAGGTCTTGGCCATCTGCATCAGCGAGAACAGCGCCTCCTGCATGCGCGCCCCGCCCGAGGCCGAGAAACAGACCAGCGGGATGTCGTGGGCCCGGGCCTCCTCGGCGGCACGGCAGAAGCGCTCGCCAACGATGGTGCCCATGGACCCGCCCATGAACCCGAACTCGAACGCGCAGACGACGACGGGCCGCTGATGGACCGCACCGCGCATAGCCACCAGGGCGTCGTTCTCGCCGGTAGCCTTTTGGGCCTGGGTCAGCCGATCCCGGTAGCGCTTGCTGTCGCGAAAACGCAGGAAGTCCGAGGGCTGCAGTTCGGCGCCGATCTCCACGGCCTCGCAGGACTCGTCCAGGAACAGCCGCAGGCGCTGCCGCGCCGAGATCCGCATGTGTGCATCGCACTTCGGGCAGACCTCGAGGTTGCGCTCCAGATCCGGGCGGTAAAGGATGCCCTGACACGACTCGCACTTGGTCCACAGCCCCTCGGGGACGCTGCGGCTGCGCGGTCCGGCCTCAGTCCGGATGCGCCGCGGCATGAGTTTCTGAAACCAGCTCACGAATCACCCCCCGTCGTCGTCTCGTCCATCGCCCGGCGCAGGGCGCGGACGGCATCGCGCAGGCGCTCGGGCAGATCCGCCGCCGCGCCGTGTTCGCCGATCATGCGCACCAGCGCGCTGCCGACGATCACACCGTCGGCGCAAGGCGCCAGCGCCGCAGCGCTCTGCGGGTCGCGCACCCCGAACCCGACGGCCACCGGCAGATCAGTGACGCGGCGGATACCGGTGACCTGCTGCTCCACCAACCCGGCATCCAGGTCCGCCGCACCGGTGACCCCCTTGAGGGCGACCGCGTAGACGAACCCGCCGGCCACCGAGCAGACCCGCTCGAGGCGGGCGGCGCTGGTGTTGGGCGCCACTAGGTAGATGAGATCGAGGCCGTGGGCCTGCGCCTCGTCGGCCAGCTCTTCGGCCTCCTCCGGGGGCAGATCAACCGTCAGCAGCCCATCGACACCGGCGGCGGCGGCATCGCGCGCAAAGGCGCCGTAGCCGGCAGCCTCGAGGATATTGGCGTAACCCATGAAGACCACCGGCGTATCCGGATCGTCCTCGCGGAAACGGCGCACGACCTCGAACAGCCGCGCCGGCGTCGTCCCCGCCGCCAGTGCCCGGGCGCAGGCGGCCTGGATCACAGGGCCGTCGGCCATCGGATCGGAAAACGGGACGCCAACCTCGATGATGTCGGCGCCGCCGGCCACCAGGGCGTGCATCAGGCGCACGGTGTCGTCGGGCGACGGATCACCACCGGTGATGTACGGGATCAGGGCCGTTCGCCCGGCGGAGCGGCAAGTGCGGAAACGTTCAGCGATGCGGCTCACAGTTCGATGCCCTCCTGCGCCGCGACAGTGGCGATGTCCTTGTCACCCCGTCCGGAGAGATTGACCACCAGGGTGGCGTCCGGCCCGAGTTCCGCGGCCAGGCTTTCGGCGTAGGCGACCGCATGGGCGGTCTCCAGCGCCGGCAGGATGCCCTCGGTTCGGCTGAGCCGGTGGAACGCCGCGAGCGCCTCGGCATCGGTGACCGCGACGTACTCGGCGCGCCCGGTATCCTTCAGCCAGGCGTGCTCGGGGCCGACGCCGGGGTAGTCGAGGCCGGCCGAGATGGAGTGGGTGCCGATGATCTGCCCCTCGTCGGACTCCATCAGGTAGCTGCGCGCGCCGTGCAGCACCCCGGGCCGTCCGGCATTGAGCGGAGCGGCATGCCGACCGCTGGCCACGCCTTCGCCACCGGCCTCGACACCCACCAGCCGGACAGCGGCGTCGTCGAGGAACGGGTGGAAGATGCCCAGGGCATTGGAGCCGCCGCCGACGCACGCCACCACGGCATCGGGCAGACGGCCCTCGCGCTCCAGCATCTGCGCCCGGGTCTCGACGCCGATGACCCGCTGGAGATCACGCACCAGGGTCGGATAGGGGTGGGGGCCGGCGACGGTGCCGATGATGTAGAAGGTGTTGTCGACGTTCGCCACCCAGTCGCGCATCGCCTCGTTCATGGCGTCCTTGAGGGTGCGCGTACCGGCATCCACGGCGCGGACCTCCGCACCAAGCAGGCGCATCCGATAGACGTTGGCGGCCTGGCGCTGCACATCGTCGGCTCCCATGTAGACGACGCACTCCAGGCCCATTCGCGCCGCCACCGTCGCCGTGGCCACGCCGTGCTGGCCGGCCCCGGTCTCGGCAATGATCCGGGTCTTGCCCATGCGTGCGGCCAGCACCGCCTGGCCGACGGTGTTGTTGACCTTGTGCGCGCCGGTATGGGCCAGGTCCTCACGCTTGAAATAGATGCGCGCCCCGCCGGCGCTGGCGGTCAGCCGCTCGGCCAAATACAGCGGAGTCGGTCGGCCGACGAAATCGCGCAGCTCGCGGTCGAGTTCATCCTGAAAGGCCGGATCGCGACGCGCTTCCGCGTACGCCTCGGCCAGCTCCTCAAGCGGCC
The nucleotide sequence above comes from Halorhodospira halophila. Encoded proteins:
- the purF gene encoding amidophosphoribosyltransferase → MCGVIGMVAKGPVNQDLYEGLTVLQHRGQDAAGIITYDQGQLSLRKSNGLVRDVFRTRHMMRLTGNIGIGHVRYPTAGCESSAEAQPFYVNSPYGISLAHNGNLTNTEELKQELFRTDRRHINTNSDSEILLNILAHELSVSPHDRLEPGDLFSAVEQVHRRCHGAYSAVAMINGYGILAFRDPFGIRPLCFGERDTEQGREYLIASESVALDMLGFRLVREVAPGEAIFIDMAGELHTRQCAEDPVHAPCLFEYVYLSRPDSIVDGVAVHKARLRMGERLAAKIRREWPEHDIDVIIPIPDTSRTVAMQLAYQLGVESREGFIKNRYVGRTFIMPGQAARKKSVRQKLNPIPLEFEGKNVLLVDDSVVRGTTSQQLVQLARESGARRVYLASAAPPVRYPNVYGIDMPAPEELIAHNRDEAEITEAIGADRMIYQELADLEAAVADGNPQIRQFDSSCFNGQYVTGGVSQDYLRGLSQARADAAREKARSDQDLEIVDVHNQA
- the cysE gene encoding serine O-acetyltransferase, whose amino-acid sequence is MLRRLREDIRCVMDRDPAARNAFHVVTTYPGFHALILHRISARLWRWRLRWLARMLGLFSRWVTGIEIHPAARIGRRFFIDHGMGVVIGETADIGDDVTLYHGVTLGGTSWQSGKRHPTLGNDVVVGAGAKLLGPIRVGGGARIGSNAVVLKDVPDGATMVGIPARQVGERKRDVDGDEQRARVARRIGFDAYGTTEMPDPVAQAVNAILDHIHVTDRRIEELCSAVQQMGGRLEETRVPDLEVDETSVEKACGEHHRDASR
- a CDS encoding HesB/IscA family protein translates to MPVTLTERAARHVEKMLASQDADRAHGLRLGIKASGCSGFAYVVDYAEEIGDQDLVVESHGVKVVMAQQHRPFLEGTEVDYVRDGINYRFDFRNPNVRDLCGCGESFAV
- the ndk gene encoding nucleoside-diphosphate kinase; translation: MAVERTLSIIKPDAVAQNAIGEILARFERSGLRVVAARMVRLSTEQAESFYAVHRERPFFNDLVGFMTSGPVMVQVLEGEDAIRKNREIMGATNPKEAAAGTLRHDYAESIDANAVHGSDSPETAEQEIEFFFKADEICSR
- a CDS encoding inositol monophosphatase family protein → MHPMVNIAVRAARAGGDLIVRNIDRLDRVRVETKGRYDFVCDIDRQAEAAIVQTIQRAYPQHAILAEESGLQGRAQGEAEYTWIIDPLDGTANFLRGYPHIGVSIAVQKDGQLEAAAVYDPLRQELFTASRGNGAQLDGRRIRVPQRRGVDGAMIGTGFPFKNQALMPAYLRMFSALTEHAEDMRRAGSAALDLAYVAAGRLDGYFELGLKPWDIAGGTLLVREAGGIVTDITGEDRALATGHVVAGAPKVHSGLLNTIRAHTADLPTA
- a CDS encoding O-succinylhomoserine sulfhydrylase, whose translation is MCTTRPDDEPLSGFDSRAVRAGQVRTDGQEQSEPIYPTSSFTFESAAQAAARFSGEEPGNVYSRFTNPTVRTFCDRLAALEGGQACVGTASGMSAVLATCLGLLQSGDHVVASRTLFGTTLSLFTKYLPRWGIEVSWVPLSDEGAWAGAIQPNTRLLFAETPSNPLNEVADIRRLAEIAHAHDALLAIDNCFCTPALQRPLELGADLVVHSATKYLDGQGRCVGGAVVGDAQRVGEEIHGFIRTAGPCMSPFNAWVFLKGLETLSLRMRAHSSHAQQVAEWLRDHPRVERVYYAGLPDHPHHRLAAAQQSGFGGIVAFELAGGREAAWRVIDSTRMLSITGNLGDTKSTITHPATTTHGTITDELRAAAGIGEGLVRISVGLEDPADIIRDLERGLGSA
- a CDS encoding RNA methyltransferase — translated: MSLERTRIVLVGTTHPGNIGAAARAMRTMGLRDLCLVDPQCDPDDPEAVARAAGAGEVLEQAQRYPDLASALAGCRLAFGLSARIRAERQPRLALRPAAESAAAEGGEGGLAWVFGRERTGLTNAELDHCHYLVQIPTDADYSSLNVAQSVQLVAWELRMAAEVGGAPPQPETEEPPAAVDTLERFFVHLEEMAGRVGYLDRHNPALTMRRLRNIFRRARLTEDEVRMLRGLLSHVLNPRRWRK
- a CDS encoding SPOR domain-containing protein, with protein sequence MDPSTKRQLVGAAVLVALAVIFLPMIFSGSDDAEDVDVPVEVPPRPDEQPEPEELAEQPPEGLEDEPEDFSTDEPVGFEEPEAPRDGDDDETRRDDPEAREPAADDEAEDVVSEDDDVNGVVDEVDGIAIVSRDQGAYSVQVGSFREADNAERERDRIRELGLPAYIQSAEGDGSFHRVRVGPVMERDEAQALLERAVDEAGVEGYVVTR
- a CDS encoding CvpA family protein, whose protein sequence is MNWLDLAILGVIALSAGISLIRGFVREVLSVLVWVAAFWVAVRYSGAVALLLEEWIASPTIRLGAGFVVLFVGTLILGALLNNALSALVTRTGLGGTDRLLGVLFGAARGAVVVALVVLLLGFSPMTQERAWEESVVLPGIKPWICRAGLDAWLEDFDWQPPVEGEAMEGFDGLPDYWAEYCAGRRP
- the rlmN gene encoding 23S rRNA (adenine(2503)-C(2))-methyltransferase RlmN, which encodes MRSAPADHEAVHAERQSGPVELLGLDRPRLAAFFDALGEKRFRARQMMQWLHQRHVYDFDEMTDLSKALRQRLRENARVGLPEVAADQQASDGTRKWVVRLADGNCVEAVYIPEPKRGTLCVSSQAGCPMGCTFCATAEGGFSRNLSAAEIVGQVHIARRHLPEGAITNIVFMGMGEPLLNFDPVISASRVFTDDFGFVLSKRRVTISTSGVVHAIERMQRITDVSLAVSLHAPNNELRNELVPLNRKNPLERLLPACHAYIADKPHRRITWEYVMLDGVNDQDEHARELIERLRGIPSKVNLIPFNPYPGARYGRSPQRRVRRFADRLLEHGLTATIRETRGDDIDGACGQLVGEIRDARPSKVAGTA
- a CDS encoding bifunctional folylpolyglutamate synthase/dihydrofolate synthase; this translates as MNDARTAQPAVPADLDGWLARLEAAHPTAIDLGLERVAAVGRRLGVLDPAARVITVGGTNGKGSVARTLEGVLNGLGVATALYTSPHFQRFNERMRIDGAEVSDAALIEALGRVEQARSEAGVSLTYFEHTTLAAFDLFGRSGAVVWILEVGLGGRLDAVNTVDADIAVVTRIARDHAEFLGDDLEVIAAEKAGIFRSGRPAVIGQPDAPAALRRIALEVGAGLVEAGDAFTWGEGDDGLWWWRCAGHHWCGLPAPGVSGRAARGNVATALAALVQLPEGTGADPEAVARILGRIRVPGRLERIGTGSLEWLLDVAHNADGAEELARVLDDGAASGWTRAVFAVASRKDAGALIGALSGRIDAWYLPQLDEPDMRHADELARELAAAGEPVVHCGDDVAATLAVLEEQARPGDRVVVFGSFRTVAAVQAQKGWG